One Apteryx mantelli isolate bAptMan1 chromosome 17, bAptMan1.hap1, whole genome shotgun sequence genomic window, AGGTGAGAGCCGGCACCCTGGGGGACGCCGGGGTGCTGGCTGCCGGCCCTCCTTGCAGGCGGCAGGGAGCTGGGTGGGGGCGAGGGTGCCGGCGGGAGTCCCTGGAGCTCAGCCCTGCCTGAGCCGGTGCTGCAGCTCCGTCCTGCTGCCAAGCCAGTGTTGCTCAAAACGGGAAAGGTGCCCGTGGGTGATGCGCTCCCTTCTGTCTCCTCTCGTAGGGGGCCCACCCGCATGAAGCCGTTCAAGTTTAACTACCCGCAGGGTTTCTTCAGTCATCGCTGACCTCCGCGGGCTCTCCTGCCTGGGCACCGCTCCGGGTCTGGGCCTCATCCGGGCCGAGGGAGCAGGAGCGGGCGCGTCCTGCCCTTTCAGTTGCTTTCCCAaggtttggtttggggttttgtatCCAAAGGGATTAAATTCTGGACTGAAGGAAAAAAGCGCGTACGTGCCGTGTGTGCAGCCGGCCTGGGCTGCGATGGGGGTACCCGCGAGGGCTGGAGGCGGCTCTCCCAAGGGTGTGACGCCCTTTTCATTGCATCTGTGGCTGTCACTGGGGTGCCATCGCTGTCCCTGTCAAGGCTGCCTGGACTTTCTCATCCCTGGGCTGGAAAGCTTCGCTGTGCGGCAGGGGAGGATCCCTGTGCCAATGCGCTCCcactgagcagggctggctgTGCTGCGCTCCAGCACCGAGGGGAGGATGCGTGTGAGGCTGCGGCGCtctgtccccagccctgtcccccagGGCTCTTGGCTCACGCAGGTTTGCTGTGTCCCTCGAGCCCTGCCGGCCCTGTGCGCCTCCCTCGCCACCGCGGCTCCTCCGTAACACTGAGCTGAGAGGCTAAAAATAGCCCCGAGCCCGCACTGCAGCCAGCGCCTGTTCTCGTCTCCCCTGGGCGCCTGCCAGCTGCCTTTGGCCCAAAGAGCCCAAACCGGCCCAAAAGGGCGAGGGGAGCCTTGGTTCCCCCAGCGCCGTCTCCGCTGCGCTGTGGGGGATCACTCCAGCCGGAGCTtggccctgctcctgctggcACAGGGGGCCAAGCACCACCCTGCCGGGGCGAAGGTGAGTCCCGGCTTGCTGCACCAGGGTTTTGCAGGGTGCTTGCCAGGGTCCCAGAGCCCCCTCAGGGCCCTTCCTGGGcgtccctgctgcagcctccagtGCTGTGGCTCTTGGCTGAGCCGCAATAGCTTAGTCCCCCCTCCCAAGGTCATCGTCCCTCCTGGCTTGCCACGTTTGAGCCAAAGTCGGTGTCCCCACCGCAAGCTTGCAgacccttctccccttcccacacCAGTGCTGCATCTGCTCCAGGCCGGCCCCACGGTCGCTGcgctgctgcagtgcagggctgCGCTGCAGCGCTCGGGTTAAACCAGGCCCTAACGGCCCCCCTGGGAGCCCCGTTTTAAATAGAGATGGAAGAAAAAGCCGCTACGAGCCCTCGCAgggtggggggctgggggctggcccCGTTCCCAGCCCCTGTGGGGAGCGTGCAGGCAAGCCGCTGGCCCACGAGCTGGGGCTCTCGCCTGGCTTTGCCAACTCCCTGGGCCACGGGCAGGGCCTGGGGCTTGGCCGCCTTCCCTGGGAGGCAATTGGGGTTGGTTCCCGGTGCCGTTTAATTCTGGAGAGCCCCCGTCACCCCTTGGGCTCTCCACATCTTGGGCTCTTGCCCAGGGATGGGGCTGCCTGCATTAGCTACTCCCAGCCCGGGGGCCTGCATGGCACCGCAGCGGGAGACAGTCCGGAGCTCTGCTATGCCCCGACGGCACAGCTGGTGGGGGGTTACAGGCCTCCGTGGCAGGACTTTGCTCCCCCGtagggctgctgtgctgagatCGCCTTTCTTGCTTGTGGTCCAACCCCTCTGGACCCCTCTTAGGGCACGCGGCCACCCTTCCCCATTGCCTCCCGCCCCAGCAACCAGGACAGCGAGAGCCCAGGCTATTTCTGTAAGCACTTTATTTGGTTATTGCACATAAGCAACTGAGAGTGGACTTGAGTCTCCTCGTGCGCATCGTGTTTCAGTGAGTATTTCGACGCTGTGCCTAACCTGGTCCACCCAAGCCAGCCCCAGCCTGCGTCACCGCGCAGAAAGGACAGTTTCCCCCGGAGGGGGAAAAGGCCATTAGGGCTCCGCTAGCCTTCGGCACGTGGCCCAGGCACCCAGAGCTGCGCGGCGCACCTGTCTGTCGATTGCACATACGTTAAATAAATGCACTTATTGGAGAAGGGCAGCCGGGTCCCATCGGGGCCGGTCCCGTCGTTATAATTCAAGTGTTAAATGTGGCGCTCGGCGTGTATCACATTCGGCTACAGAAGCGATCGTAACATACCCCCAGAGGAGGGCAGCTAGGGGCTGTGTCTCTCACACAAACATATTGCTAAGGCCGGGCTTGGTGGGCGATGCCTCCACCTGCCCTCGGCCCTTGGAGAGCAGCGGAGCTACTCCCGGGGCCAAGGTGCTCCCGGTGCCCGTGGGGCCAGGGCTCTGCTCACTTCTCGCTCTTCTTGCCCGGGGCAGGCACCAGCTCTGGGGCTTTGCCCTCCTTGGCATCCGCGCTGGCCACTTTCTCAGCCTTGACAGGCTCTTTACTGGCTTTGGGCTCATCTTTGGGTTTAGCTTCAACTTTGGGTTTCTCCTCTGGCTCCTTTTTGGGCTCCGCTTTCGCCGCCTTTGgttcctccttcttctcctcgGCCTTTGGCTTCTCAGCCGCTTTGCCAGGCTCCTGCGGAGGCTTTGGCTGAGCCTCCTTCTCAGCCTTCCCTTCCTCCATGGGTTTGGTGGGCTCCTTCCCCGGCACAGCAGCCACCTTCTCTTTGGGCTTCTCCTCTGCCTTGTCCAAGACAGCCTTGGGGGCCTCCTCTTTCCTGCCTTCCTCAGCTCGGGGCTTGGAGGGAGCCTTCTCCTCCTTGGGCTGCTCTTCTTTCATGGGGGCTTTTGACTCCTTCGGAGGGGAGGGAACGGGCTCCTTGGCCGGGGTTGCTTCCTTCACTGGAGACTTGGCCTCCTCCTTCACAGGAGATTTGACCTTTTCTGGGGACTTGGCAGCTGGGATCTTGGCCTCCTCCTTTGAGGGGGTCGCAGGTTTCTCTGGGGACTTGACGGCTGGGATCTTGGCCTCCTCCTTTGAGGGGGTCGCAGGTTTCTCTGGGGACTTGATGGCTGGGATCTTGGCCTCCTCCTTTGAGGGGGTCGCGGGTTTCTCTGGGGACTTGATGGCTGGGATCTTGGCCTCTTCCTTTGAGGGGGTCGCGGGTTTCTCTGGGGACTTGATGGCTGGGATCTTGGCCTCTTCCTTTGAGGGGGTCACGGGTTTCTCTGGGGACTTGATGGCCGGGATCTTGGCCTCTTCCTTTGAGGGGGTCGCGGGTTTCTCTGGGGACTTGATGGCCGGGATCTTGGCCTCCTCCTTTGAGGGGGTTGCAGGTTTCTCTGGGGACTTGATGGCCGGGATCTTGGCCTCTTCCTTTGAGGGGGTTGCAGGTTTCTCTGGGGACTTGATGGCCGGGATCTTGGCCTCTTCCTTTGAGGGGGTTGCAGGTTTCTCTGGGGACTTGATGGCCGGGATCTTGGCCTCTTCCTTTGAGGGGGTTGCAGGTTTCTCGGGGGATTTCACAGTTGGGGTCTTGGCCTCTTCCTTTGAAGGGGTTGCAGGTTTCTCGGGGGATTTGACAGCCGGGATTTTGGCCTCCTCCTTTGAAGGGGTTGCAGGTTTCTCAGGGGATTTGATAGCTGGGATCTTGGCCTCCTCCTTTGAGGGGGTTGCAGGTTTCTCAGGGGATTTGATAGCCGGGCTCTTGGCCTCCTCCTTTGTGGGGGACTCTGCTTTCTCTGGGGACTTCACAGCTGGGGATTTAGCCTCCTCTTTTGCAGGAGACTTGGCCTCCTCTTCTTTACCCTCTGCTttagctttctcctcttcttccttctcctcttcagcCTCCTTCTCAGCTTCTTCCTCCTCTGTGACCTCCTCAGTCACCTGGATTTCCTCTGTCTGCTCTTCCACAATCACTGTCTCCTTCTCTGATTTTTCCACCACCTTGACTTTCTCCTCACTCTTCACCTTGATGCTGGTGGTGATGCTGGGAGCCTTGGGGGCCACCTCTGGGAAGGAGAGCATCCCAAAGCCAGTCTCGATCCGATATTCCTCCCCTTCCAAGAGCTTTCTGCCAGGAAGAGACCAGAGCAGGAAAGTCAGTGAATGCCTCTCACCCAGCTCTCACCTCCTTCCATGACCAAGGgccccagcaggagctgccaacCATGTCCTGCATCTTCATCGGCCTCGTTGCCCTGCTCCTATGGGCAGCATTGCCTCCCCTTGCACAGCAGGGCCCCGGGTGTTAGCAAGGATCAGACAAGGCCATTTCTGGGCAAGGGACCAAAATGATCCTGACAGACATCATGGCTGAGAgtccccacctcccccttgcCAACTCTGTACCTATAGGCAGCGATTTCAATGTCCAAGGCCATTTTGACGTTGAGCAGATCCTGGTACTCCCGGAGCTGGGCCGCCATCTCCCACTTGCTGTTTCTCAGCTCGCTGTCAAGCTGCTGGATGGTCTCCTGCAGCAGATGGAGCAGCCAGTGACACACAGGTCCCCAAGCAAAGCGCACAGGGCCTGCCCTGCTCCTCATGCTGCTCCCCAGGAGCCTAGTGGCCCAGGATGGAGCCTCCACAACCTATTCccgtgttcaaccaccctcacaggcAAGAGGTGGTTTCTTGTGttcggtttgtgcccattgcctctcatcctgccaTTGGACACCACTGAGAGGAGTCAGGCCCTgtcctcttgataccctcccgtcagctatttatacatatttttcggtttttatacacatttttcagtttgtctggtTCCCTTGGGGGACCTGGCTCCCTGCTGTCCAGCAGGAGCCCTGTGTGATCTCAGAGGTGCATAGCAATGAGCTGAGCCCCGTGGGAGCACCCTTCAGCAGGGGCCAGCCTCCATCCGTGGATACATTTTTAGGTTCTGGATGTGTCTCGTGGCCACCCCAGCCACCAATTCCTGCGCTGGTGCTGACAGGGATGGAGCATCGCTCTGGGGGCAGTGTTTCAGTCCACTGCCACCACCGCATGGTGGTGCCCAGAGCAAGCCCTCTGTGCTGTAGTTCCCATCTTTTGGATACAGCCTGCACTCTAAGCAAGTGCCAATGGCATTTGTGAGCAGCATTGAGGCAGCTCAAAGACAGGCAGACACGTGAGTGACAACCCCATTGCGGGTGATGGACACATCAGTCTGGATGCAACCTCAGGCTCTAggtaccctgtcagcaggagctgggaaaggaCTGCAGCAGGCACAACTGCCACGTATTTGCTTCTGGccatcatcatcttctctggGACCAATACCCATACCGCCCTCCCTGGCAGCCAGATGGTCCCTCACTATGAAGCTACAGGTATGGGACCTCATCCCTAGCACTGCATTACCTGGTAGGAGAGGACATCTGCATGATGGCGCTCCTCCGAGTCCTGCCTCTGCTTCTCCAGTGACTCCTGGGTCCCTTTGAGGGCATCGAGCTCAGTGGTCTTGGACTGGAGCTGACGGCGGTACTCGCTGATCTCCTCCTGGGCCGAGCGGATGGCATCCGTGTTCACCTTGGTGAATTCGGAGAGCTTGTCCAGCCTCACTGCAATGAGGCAAAGGAAAAGCTGCAGCAAGTGAGGGAGGGAGGCTGCACTGTCCCCTTCTGGGGCAACCGAGGTGGCTGCTGACCCCCAAAACCCCTGAGCCTGCAAATCTTCTGTGCGCACATTCTCCGCAGTACTAAGCCCTGCCAGGGGCTCCCTGGGGCACTGCGCAGCTGGCCCTCATTCAGGCTGTGCTAGCGGGGTGCTGGGGAGAGGATGGTGCCTGGGCAGGACAGACAGGACAGCTCTTTTGtccagtctggattttttttcctcagtgcaaACCTACCGCAGTAGGGTCTTCCCCTTGAGCTCCTGCTGCAAACTCACCGACCTACAGACCTGCTTGCTCACTCCAGCTCTGAGAGTGGTGGGGATGGCAGCCccaggcttcccccccccccttgccacACTCGGTGCCCAGGGGCAAGCCAGCCACACCGTCCTTGAGCGGGCAGCTGGAGGGTAAGGAGGGCTctgctgcccgccagccctgcaCCCCTCACCGCAACCAGCTGCCGGGTGCGTGTCCCGCAGGGGGTTGCCGCAGTGCCCTGAGGCCACCCCGAGGGACGGAGGCCAGTGCCCGCCACTCCCAGCTGCTGGGCACCGGCAGCCTCAGCCCCGCGGGGGCGCTGGCCCCAGAGCAGGCTGCTGAGCCCCGTCCAGCACTCCCATGGGTGCTGAGCCTGCTTTGCCCAGgatgccttcccccccccccccacgaggaCTCCCATGGGTGCTgaccacccccccccaccaccaccaccccgagGACTCCCGTGGGTGCTGATGCCCGCCAGGCGCTCTCCAGGGTGCTGAAACAGGGACTCCCCGGGGTGCTGACGGGGCCGCTCTCCAGGGTGCTGAAGCAGGGACTCCCCGGAGTGCCGAGACCACCCCGCCGCTCTCCAGGGTGCTGACCGCTTCCCCGCACTCCCGGGGTGCTGAGCCGCTCGGCTCAGTACCGTAGTGCCCCGCCCAGCAGCGCAGCAAGGACGCTCCCTGCCCCCCGGAAGGATgcggcaccccccccccaacactgcGCTATAATCCCCTCCCTGCAGCGCACCGCAAATACTCCCGAGCTGGCCAAACTCCAGGGGAGAGAGACCAGTACGATCTCCCCCAAGCCCGCAGCATTATCCCGGCACCCAAAAGCCCCGCGGGGTGCAGTGGTCATGCTGCCCTCTCCAAAAAGcagcgcggggtgggggggggggaagaggggtgtCCACCCTGCAAAATAGCAGGGGTGCTGGGGTCGGTGGGTGGGGTTACCGTAACGCCCTGTCGCAGCGCACtgcatggggcggggggggggggggagtccatGCACAGGTCCGCGGTGCGGATACTGTAACGCCCTCCCGAAGCGCACCACCCAGGGGGGTTACCGTAACGCCCTCCTGAAGCGCACTGCACGAGGGGGGTCCATGAACCCGCCAGCGGTGGGGTTACCGCAACGCCCTCCCGGAGCGCAGGCCCGGGGGGTCCCTGCGTGCAGAGGGgcgggtggggggtggggggagcgccgcggcggcgctgcgcacCCGCGGAGCGGGATCCGcacccgtggggggggggggagctcaccGCGGAACCAGTCCTCGGTCTGCAGCGTGCTGCGCGCCGTCGTGCCCTCCAGCTGGGCGCGCAGGTCGCGGAGCGCCGCGCTGAGGTCGGGCCCGGCGGCAGGAGCGGGCGGCGACTCGAGGCGGGCGCCGCGCAGCAGCGCGCCCAGCTCGGCTTCGTGCTGCCGCCGCAGCAGCGCCGCCTCCTCGCGCAGGGCGCGGGCGCGCTCGGCCAGCGGCCCCCGGGCCCGCTCCGCCTGCGCGGAGCGCTGCGCcagcccgcgggccgccgcctccagctcgcCGCGCTGCCGCGCCTCCTCGTCGAGGcgcgcccgcagcgccgccgcctcctgcgccagGCGCGCCCGCTCCAGCCGCAGCTGGCCCTGCTCGGCGCCCAGGCGCAGCACGGCGGCGCGCAGGTCGCGCAGCTCCCGCGAGTACAGCTCGCCCATGGCGGCGCG contains:
- the NEFH gene encoding neurofilament heavy polypeptide; amino-acid sequence: MSLLLETLLGAPAPPGRAAPRSAASSGFHSWSAPAPASGPGRARGGGSAAASSTESLDSLNGEPRARNEKELLQALNDRFAGYIERVRALEQRNRALAAEAAALRQQQAGRAAMGELYSRELRDLRAAVLRLGAEQGQLRLERARLAQEAAALRARLDEEARQRGELEAAARGLAQRSAQAERARGPLAERARALREEAALLRRQHEAELGALLRGARLESPPAPAAGPDLSAALRDLRAQLEGTTARSTLQTEDWFRVRLDKLSEFTKVNTDAIRSAQEEISEYRRQLQSKTTELDALKGTQESLEKQRQDSEERHHADVLSYQETIQQLDSELRNSKWEMAAQLREYQDLLNVKMALDIEIAAYRKLLEGEEYRIETGFGMLSFPEVAPKAPSITTSIKVKSEEKVKVVEKSEKETVIVEEQTEEIQVTEEVTEEEEAEKEAEEEKEEEEKAKAEGKEEEAKSPAKEEAKSPAKPATPSKEEAKIPAVKSPEKPATPSKEEAKTPTVKSPEKPATPSKEEAKIPAIKSPEKPATPSKEEAKIPAIKSPEKPATPSKEEAKIPAIKSPEKPATPSKEEAKIPAIKSPEKPATPSKEEAKIPAIKSPEKPVTPSKEEAKIPAIKSPEKPATPSKEEAKIPAIKSPEKPATPSKEEAKIPAIKSPEKPATPSKEEAKIPAVKSPEKPATPSKEEAKIPAAKSPEKVKSPVKEEAKSPVKEATPAKEPVPSPPKESKAPMKEEQPKEEKAPSKPRAEEGRKEEAPKAVLDKAEEKPKEKVAAVPGKEPTKPMEEGKAEKEAQPKPPQEPGKAAEKPKAEEKKEEPKAAKAEPKKEPEEKPKVEAKPKDEPKASKEPVKAEKVASADAKEGKAPELVPAPGKKSEK